From a region of the Streptomyces venezuelae genome:
- a CDS encoding TAXI family TRAP transporter solute-binding subunit encodes MTSAETTRRRVLGAGLGALAAVSAGCSGNSGPVRRLRLATGPEGGPYNAFGQALAQAVAASGHRIEIVPVSTAASVDNLRRLADGSVELALAMGDVAGDAVLGREPFPRPTAATALARVYVNYTHLLVPADGPVRSVGDLAGRPVAVGAPGSGVQVVAERLLRAAGLSGAPVSASAPTPAPAPAPTPVPVPTADERQLGLAASVDALREGSVAALFWSGGVPTPALADLARELPLRFLPLDAQAGVLRERYGPVYSPVTLPAGVYGLTEPVGTIGVGNYLLARADVPQGVVRDLLQVVFDRWRDLLREVTAGARLEPRFAISTGEVPLHPGAVTYYRSVYG; translated from the coding sequence GTGACCAGCGCAGAAACGACCAGGCGGCGGGTGCTGGGCGCCGGCCTCGGTGCCCTGGCGGCGGTGTCGGCCGGCTGCTCGGGGAACTCCGGACCGGTACGGCGGCTGCGCCTCGCCACGGGACCCGAGGGCGGCCCGTACAACGCCTTCGGGCAGGCCCTCGCACAGGCCGTCGCCGCGAGCGGCCACCGGATCGAGATCGTCCCGGTGAGCACCGCGGCCAGCGTGGACAACCTGCGCCGACTGGCCGACGGCTCCGTCGAGCTCGCCCTGGCCATGGGGGACGTGGCCGGGGACGCGGTGCTGGGGCGGGAGCCGTTCCCCCGGCCGACGGCCGCGACGGCCCTGGCCAGGGTCTACGTGAACTACACGCATCTGCTCGTCCCGGCGGACGGGCCGGTGCGCTCGGTGGGCGATCTCGCTGGGCGCCCCGTCGCCGTGGGTGCGCCGGGCTCCGGGGTACAGGTGGTTGCGGAACGGCTCCTGCGGGCGGCAGGCCTGAGCGGCGCCCCCGTATCCGCCTCCGCACCCACGCCCGCCCCCGCCCCCGCGCCCACGCCCGTACCCGTCCCGACGGCGGACGAGCGGCAGTTGGGCCTCGCCGCTTCCGTGGACGCCCTGCGTGAGGGCTCGGTCGCCGCGCTGTTCTGGTCCGGCGGGGTGCCCACCCCGGCCCTGGCCGACCTGGCGCGCGAGCTGCCGCTGCGCTTCCTGCCGCTCGACGCCCAGGCCGGCGTGCTGCGCGAGCGCTACGGCCCCGTCTACTCGCCGGTCACGCTCCCGGCCGGGGTGTACGGGCTGACGGAGCCGGTGGGAACCATCGGAGTCGGCAACTATCTCCTGGCGCGGGCCGACGTACCGCAGGGCGTGGTACGTGACCTGCTGCAGGTGGTGTTCGACCGCTGGCGGGACCTGCTGCGGGAGGTGACGGCCGGGGCCCGGCTGGAGCCCCGCTTCGCCATCTCGACCGGCGAGGTGCCGCTCCACCCGGGAGCGGTGACTTATTACCGGTCGGTGTACGGCTGA